From one Onychomys torridus chromosome 12, mOncTor1.1, whole genome shotgun sequence genomic stretch:
- the Riox2 gene encoding ribosomal oxygenase 2 isoform X2: MPKKKGKPTGDGKEEDGSVSCKQMKMDVSDSLSALNFSSPTALFESLISPIKVETFFKEFWEQKPLLIQRNDPSLATYYQSLFKFSDLNRLCLLGLYYGKDVNVCRCINGKKKVLNKDGKVHFLQLRKDFDQKRATIQFHQPQRFKNEFWRIQEKLECYFGSLVGSNVYMTPAGSQGLPPHYDDVEVFILQLEGEKHWRLYSPTVPLAREYSVEPEERIGTPTHDFTLKPGDLLYFPRGTIHQAETPSGLAHSTHVTISTYQNNSWGDFLLDSISGLVFDIAKEDVALRTGMPLKMLMVDTPAAAKRKLSGFLRTLADRLEDRKGLLSSDMKKDFVMYRLPPYCEETGTDVLEPGDKFPTFDSKIRLQFRDHVVLTVGPDQNQSDEAQQKMVYIYHSLKNLRETHMMGDEAEARMHGLRFPLSHMDALKQIWSGSAVPIKDLKLDTDEEKSNLAVSLWTECLIHVL, encoded by the exons ATGCCTAAGAAGAAGGGAAAGCCTacaggagatgggaaggaagaagatGGGTCTGTTTCCTGCAAGCAGATGAAGATGGATGTATCTGACAGTCTGTCTGCATTAAATTTCAGCAGCCCCACTGCTCTTTTTGAAAGTTTAATCTCACCCATCAAAGTAGAGACTTTTTTcaaggaattctgggaacaaaAGCCTCTTCTCATTCAGAGGAATGACCCTTCACTGGCCACATATTACCAGTCTCTGTTCAAATTCTCAGATCTGAATAGGCTCTGCCTTCTAGGGCTGTACTATGGAAAAGATGTGAACGTCTGCCGGTGCAtcaatgggaagaagaaggtttTAAATAAGGATGGCAAAGTACACTTCCTTCAGCTGAGAAAAGATTTtgatcagaagagggcaacaaTTCAGTTTCACCAACCACAGAGATTTAAG aATGAGTTTTGGAGGATCCAGGAAAAGCTGGAATGTTACTTTGGTTCCTTAGTTGGCTCGAATGTATACATGACTCCAGCAGGATCTCAGGGGCTCCCTCCCCATTATGATGATGTTGAG GTTTTTATCCTGCAGCTGGAGGGAGAAAAACACTGGCGCCTCTACTCCCCCACTGTGCCCCTGGCACGTGAGTACAGTGTGGAGCCCGAGGAACGGATTGGCACACCAACACATGACTTCACATTGAAG cCTGGTGATTTGTTGTACTTCCCCAGAGGGACCATTCATCAGGCAGAAACTCCTTCAGGCCTGGCCCACTCCACTCATGTGACCATTAGCACCTATCAGAACAA TTCATGGGGAGATTTCCTGTTGGATTCCATTTCTGGGCTTGTATTTGACATTGCAAAGGAAGATGTGGCCCTAAGGACTGGAATGCCCCTGAAGATGCTCATG GTGGACACCCCAGCTGCTGCAAAAAGAAAGttgagtggctttctgagaacaCTTGCAGACCGTCTAGAGGACAGAAAAGGACTGCTGTCATCAGACATGAAGAAGGATTTTGTCATGTACAGACTCCCCCCTTACTGTGAGGAAACTGGAACAGATGTGTTGGAACCAG gtGATAAGTTCCCAACGTTTGACAGCAAAATAAGACTGCAGTTTAGAGATCACGTTGTCCTCACAGTAGGGCCAGATCAGAATCAGTCT gaTGAAGCTCAACAAAAGATGGTTTACATCTATCATTCTCTGAAGAACCTGAGAGAGACACACATGATGGGAGACGAGGCGGAAGCACGG ATGCATGGACTTCGATTTCCTCTCTCACACATGGATGCTCTGAAGCAAATCTGGAGTGGTTCAGCAGTGCCTATCAAGGACCTGAAACTTGACACAGATGAAGAAAAGAGCAacctggcagtctctctctggaCGGAGTGTTTAATCCACGTACTCTAG
- the Riox2 gene encoding ribosomal oxygenase 2 isoform X1 codes for MPKKKGKPTGDGKEEDGSVSCKQMKMDVSDSLSALNFSSPTALFESLISPIKVETFFKEFWEQKPLLIQRNDPSLATYYQSLFKFSDLNRLCLLGLYYGKDVNVCRCINGKKKVLNKDGKVHFLQLRKDFDQKRATIQFHQPQRFKNEFWRIQEKLECYFGSLVGSNVYMTPAGSQGLPPHYDDVEVFILQLEGEKHWRLYSPTVPLAREYSVEPEERIGTPTHDFTLKPGDLLYFPRGTIHQAETPSGLAHSTHVTISTYQNNSWGDFLLDSISGLVFDIAKEDVALRTGMPLKMLMQVDTPAAAKRKLSGFLRTLADRLEDRKGLLSSDMKKDFVMYRLPPYCEETGTDVLEPGDKFPTFDSKIRLQFRDHVVLTVGPDQNQSDEAQQKMVYIYHSLKNLRETHMMGDEAEARMHGLRFPLSHMDALKQIWSGSAVPIKDLKLDTDEEKSNLAVSLWTECLIHVL; via the exons ATGCCTAAGAAGAAGGGAAAGCCTacaggagatgggaaggaagaagatGGGTCTGTTTCCTGCAAGCAGATGAAGATGGATGTATCTGACAGTCTGTCTGCATTAAATTTCAGCAGCCCCACTGCTCTTTTTGAAAGTTTAATCTCACCCATCAAAGTAGAGACTTTTTTcaaggaattctgggaacaaaAGCCTCTTCTCATTCAGAGGAATGACCCTTCACTGGCCACATATTACCAGTCTCTGTTCAAATTCTCAGATCTGAATAGGCTCTGCCTTCTAGGGCTGTACTATGGAAAAGATGTGAACGTCTGCCGGTGCAtcaatgggaagaagaaggtttTAAATAAGGATGGCAAAGTACACTTCCTTCAGCTGAGAAAAGATTTtgatcagaagagggcaacaaTTCAGTTTCACCAACCACAGAGATTTAAG aATGAGTTTTGGAGGATCCAGGAAAAGCTGGAATGTTACTTTGGTTCCTTAGTTGGCTCGAATGTATACATGACTCCAGCAGGATCTCAGGGGCTCCCTCCCCATTATGATGATGTTGAG GTTTTTATCCTGCAGCTGGAGGGAGAAAAACACTGGCGCCTCTACTCCCCCACTGTGCCCCTGGCACGTGAGTACAGTGTGGAGCCCGAGGAACGGATTGGCACACCAACACATGACTTCACATTGAAG cCTGGTGATTTGTTGTACTTCCCCAGAGGGACCATTCATCAGGCAGAAACTCCTTCAGGCCTGGCCCACTCCACTCATGTGACCATTAGCACCTATCAGAACAA TTCATGGGGAGATTTCCTGTTGGATTCCATTTCTGGGCTTGTATTTGACATTGCAAAGGAAGATGTGGCCCTAAGGACTGGAATGCCCCTGAAGATGCTCATG CAGGTGGACACCCCAGCTGCTGCAAAAAGAAAGttgagtggctttctgagaacaCTTGCAGACCGTCTAGAGGACAGAAAAGGACTGCTGTCATCAGACATGAAGAAGGATTTTGTCATGTACAGACTCCCCCCTTACTGTGAGGAAACTGGAACAGATGTGTTGGAACCAG gtGATAAGTTCCCAACGTTTGACAGCAAAATAAGACTGCAGTTTAGAGATCACGTTGTCCTCACAGTAGGGCCAGATCAGAATCAGTCT gaTGAAGCTCAACAAAAGATGGTTTACATCTATCATTCTCTGAAGAACCTGAGAGAGACACACATGATGGGAGACGAGGCGGAAGCACGG ATGCATGGACTTCGATTTCCTCTCTCACACATGGATGCTCTGAAGCAAATCTGGAGTGGTTCAGCAGTGCCTATCAAGGACCTGAAACTTGACACAGATGAAGAAAAGAGCAacctggcagtctctctctggaCGGAGTGTTTAATCCACGTACTCTAG